From a single Capsicum annuum cultivar UCD-10X-F1 chromosome 12, UCD10Xv1.1, whole genome shotgun sequence genomic region:
- the LOC107851089 gene encoding uncharacterized protein LOC107851089, with protein sequence MQTIKGGWVGQTFALATYNDSGGRKTRIRRSKEERKTMVETFIKKYQKSNDGNFPSLNLTHKEVGGSFYTVREIVREIIQENKVLGPAKLSPEEKNNIMFAEQYPLGSISTEPQSLSLSGETHVMSSFAPNHYMDKSEEADFDVNRQFDIDEVKVADDRLQTSTSNISEIIEQSDESYIIDSESDHHKNKDEVLHSSGINGVDHEMLNEQMVGDYETTKENEISGKSDLLNNLSFERQNTSAQGLDSTEIISESVDSSLLCGVDASHAIVKEDDTYGEPIATGSEVGENLNVEGGLDELEASKAGTPLQKTELLVEKFPLRPISKKIDDLNSGLDETISVSKTSEETEHEHNRITSSEKATQLVNGPVDVIADPTIEKSSKLLNEKAEAEAGEASLVISSSSEEKAAIATDVGVKASSTLCEIVNASSPMCNETVGSSSNNGTSKKTAADKLIEGTGKASTQHGSSHQKGGNPPLDRINLETWKGASAKSRKHETNPLLALLKACITAFVKFWTEE encoded by the exons ATGCAGACAATTAAGGGTGGTTGGGTCGGGCAAACATTTGCCCTTGCTACTTACAATGACTCTGGTGGCCGGAAGACTAGGATTAGGCGTTCGAAAGAAGAGAGGAAGACTATGGTTGAAACTTTCATAAAGAA ATATCAGAAGTCAAATGATGGGAATTTTCCATCACTTAATTTGACGCACAAGGAAGTTGGTGGCTCTTTCTACACAGTACGAGAAATAGTTCGTGAGATAATTCAGGAAAATAAAGTTCTAGGTCCAGCTAAGTTATCTCCTGAAGAGAAGAACAATATTATGTTTGCGGAACAATATCCACTAGGATCCATATCAACTGAACCACAAAGTTTATCTTTATCTGGTGAGACCCATGTTATGTCAAGTTTTGCGCCCAACCATTACATGGATAAAAGTGAAGAGGCTGATTTTGATGTGAATAGACAGTTTGATATAGATGAAGTGAAGGTTGCAGATGATAGACTACAGACTAGCACTAGTAACATTTCTGAGATAATTGAACAATCTGATGAATCTTACATAATTGATTCTGAATCTGATCATCACAAAAACAAGGATGAGGTATTGCATTCTAGTGGGATTAATGGAGTTGACCATGAGATGCTCAACGAACAAATGGTTGGTGACTATGAGACAACCAAAGAAAATGAAATCTCTGGTAAATCTGACTTACTTAACAACCTCTCTTTCGAGCGGCAAAATACCAGTGCACAAGGTTTAGATTCTACTGAGATCATCTCTGAAAGTGTGGATTCCAGTCTTCTCTGTGGGGTTGATGCTAGTCATGCTATAGTTAAAGAAGATGATACATATGGAGAACCAATAGCTACAGGCTCGGAGGTAGGAGAGAATCTAAATGTTGAAGGTGGATTGGATGAACTAGAAGCATCAAAAGCTGGAACACCTCTTCAAAAAACAGAATTATTGGTGGAGAAGTTTCCCCTGCGACCCATTTCTAAGAAAATAGATGACTTGAATTCAGGATTAGATGAAACAATTAGTGTATCAAAAACATCGGAAGAAACTGAACATGAACACAACAGGATAACCTCTTCAGAAAAAGCAACTCAACTTGTGAATGGGCCAGTTGATGTGATAGCTGATCCAACAATAGAGAAGTCGAGTAAACTGTTAAATGAGAAAGCAGAGGCGGAAGCTGGAGAGGCATCATTGGTAATTTCAAGTTCCTCGGAAGAAAAAGCAGCCATTGCCACTGATGTAGGAGTTAAGGCCTCATCAACTTTGTGTGAA ATAGTTAATGCTTCTAGCCCTATGTGTAATGAGACTGTTGGCAGCAGCAGTAATAATGGTACTTCTAAGAAAACAGCTGCTGACAAGTTAATCGAAGGTACAGGCAAAGCCAGCACTCAACATGGTAGCAGCCATCAGAAAGGAGGCAATCCTCCACTAGACAGAATTAATCT TGAAACGTGGAAAGGCGCTTCAGCAAAATCCAGGAAACATGAAACAAATCCACTCCTTGCATTATTGAAGGCATGTATCACGGCTTTTGTGAAATTTTGGACCGAAGAATAG